One region of Drosophila subobscura isolate 14011-0131.10 chromosome J, UCBerk_Dsub_1.0, whole genome shotgun sequence genomic DNA includes:
- the LOC117895145 gene encoding pyrimidodiazepine synthase isoform X1 — protein MNETEHFTTDSTKPIHPDDGVLRLYSMRFCPYAHRVHLVLDAKNIPYHSIYINLQAKPDWFVKMSSTAKVPALELVKESGNPVLVESLVICDYLDEVYPEVPLYPTDPLKKAQDKILIQRFGLFIAAIYKLLLDDNPDLDLAELNAGLDIYENELKQRGDKFFGGARPGMLDYMIWPWCERFAALKHDDGTQVELDSQRFVTLLKWRDLMLQDKAVKSFYLDGETHAKYMSSRRAGNANYNMLYHAAKRARRE, from the exons ATGAACGAAACTGAGCATTTTACTACTG ACTCCACGAAGCCCATCCATCCCGACGATGGCGTGCTGCGGCTGTACTCGATGCGCTTTTGTCCCTATGCACACCGCGTGCATCTCGTGCTGGATGCCAAGAACATACCATATCACAGCATCTACATAAATCTGCAGGCCAAGCCCGACTGGTTTGTCAAGATGAGCAGCACGGCCAAGGTGCCGGCACTAGAATTGGTCAAGGAGAGTGGCAATCCAGTTCTGGTTGAGTCTCTGGTCATTTGCGACTACTTGGATGAGGTGTATCCAGAGGTGCCGCTCTACCCGACAGACCCGTTGAAAAAGGCACAGGACAAGATACTAATTCAGCGTTTTGGGCTGTTCATTGCGGCCATTTACAAGCTGCTGCTTGACGACAATCCCGATCTGGATCTCGCCGAACTGAACGCCGGGCTGGACATCTACGAGAATGAGCTGAAGCAGCGTGGAGACAAATTCTTTGGCGGCGCCAGGCCGGGCATGCTGGACTACATGATTTGGCCCTGGTGCGAGCGTTTTGCTGCTCTAAAACACGACGACGGCACCCAAGTGGAGTTAGATTCACAGCGCTTTGTGACACTA CTCAAATGGCGCGACTTGATGCTGCAGGATAAGGCCGTGAAAAGTTTCTATCTGGATGGGGAGACACATGCCAAATACATGAGCTCACGTCGAGCTGGCAATGCAAATTACAATATGCTCTA CCATGCCGCCAAGCGTGCCAGACGAGAGTAA
- the LOC117895145 gene encoding pyrimidodiazepine synthase isoform X2, with amino-acid sequence MNETEHFTTDSTKPIHPDDGVLRLYSMRFCPYAHRVHLVLDAKNIPYHSIYINLQAKPDWFVKMSSTAKVPALELVKESGNPVLVESLVICDYLDEVYPEVPLYPTDPLKKAQDKILIQRFGLFIAAIYKLLLDDNPDLDLAELNAGLDIYENELKQRGDKFFGGARPGMLDYMIWPWCERFAALKHDDGTQVELDSQRFVTLLKWRDLMLQDKAVKSFYLDGETHAKYMSSRRAGNANYNML; translated from the exons ATGAACGAAACTGAGCATTTTACTACTG ACTCCACGAAGCCCATCCATCCCGACGATGGCGTGCTGCGGCTGTACTCGATGCGCTTTTGTCCCTATGCACACCGCGTGCATCTCGTGCTGGATGCCAAGAACATACCATATCACAGCATCTACATAAATCTGCAGGCCAAGCCCGACTGGTTTGTCAAGATGAGCAGCACGGCCAAGGTGCCGGCACTAGAATTGGTCAAGGAGAGTGGCAATCCAGTTCTGGTTGAGTCTCTGGTCATTTGCGACTACTTGGATGAGGTGTATCCAGAGGTGCCGCTCTACCCGACAGACCCGTTGAAAAAGGCACAGGACAAGATACTAATTCAGCGTTTTGGGCTGTTCATTGCGGCCATTTACAAGCTGCTGCTTGACGACAATCCCGATCTGGATCTCGCCGAACTGAACGCCGGGCTGGACATCTACGAGAATGAGCTGAAGCAGCGTGGAGACAAATTCTTTGGCGGCGCCAGGCCGGGCATGCTGGACTACATGATTTGGCCCTGGTGCGAGCGTTTTGCTGCTCTAAAACACGACGACGGCACCCAAGTGGAGTTAGATTCACAGCGCTTTGTGACACTA CTCAAATGGCGCGACTTGATGCTGCAGGATAAGGCCGTGAAAAGTTTCTATCTGGATGGGGAGACACATGCCAAATACATGAGCTCACGTCGAGCTGGCAATGCAAATTACAATATGCTCTAG
- the LOC117895146 gene encoding pyrimidodiazepine synthase isoform X2, which produces MSIPKKHFKKGSAKPQLPEDGVLRVYSMRFCPFSQRVHLILDAKGLPHHKIYIDLIDKPEWYKDYSPLGKVPALQLTSVEKQPTLVESLIIAEYLDEQYPELRLFPTDPLQKAQDKILIERFAPVVSAVYPVLTCNPNAPKDALTNFEAALDVFEQELARRGTPYFAGQTIGIVDYMLWPWFERFPSLKLTTEQQYELKPERFGLLLKWRELVSQNEAVRKTALDAQLHADFQSSKRLGKPQYDIAFKA; this is translated from the exons ATGTCCATACCGAAGAAGCACTTTAAGAAAG GCTCCGCCAAACCGCAGCTGCCCGAGGATGGTGTGTTGCGTGTCTACTCAATGCGCTTCTGTCCCTTTAGCCAGCGCGTACACCTCATCCTGGATGCCAAGGGTTTGCCACATCACAAGATCTACATTGATTTGATAGACAAACCGGAATGGTACAAGGATTACAGTCCCCTGGGCAAGGTGCCGGCGCTGCAGCTGACGAGCGTCGAGAAGCAGCCCACACTCGTGGAATCGCTCATCATTGCGGAGTACCTCGATGAGCAGTATCCCGAGTTGCGTCTCTTTCCCACTGATCCGCTGCAAAAGGCACAGGATAAGATTCTGATTGAACGCTTTGCGCCGGTGGTCAGTGCCGTGTATCCAGTGTTGACCTGCAATCCCAATGCTCCAAAGGATGCACTCACGAACTTTGAGGCAGCTTTAGATGTGTTTGAACAGGAGTTGGCCAGGAGAGGCACGCCGTACTTTGCTGGACAAACAATTGGCATTGTGGACTACATGCTCTGGCCCTGGTTCGAGCGTTTTCCCAGTCTAAAACTGACCACGGAGCAGCAGTATGAGCTGAAGCCAGAGCGCTTTGGTCTGTTG CTCAAGTGGCGCGAGTTGGTGTCGCAGAATGAAGCTGTACGGAAGACCGCTTTGGATGCCCAACTACACGCAGACTTTCAGAGCTCCAAGCGTCTGGGCAAGCCGCAGTATGACATCGCTTTTAAGGCTTAA
- the LOC117895146 gene encoding pyrimidodiazepine synthase isoform X1 — translation MSIPKKHFKKGTPKPDIPEDGVLRYYTMRFCPFSQRAHLMLAAKKIPHHTVYIDLSEKPEWYTDYSPLGKVPAIQLPHLPGKPTLVESLVIAEYLDEEYPGERLLFPKDPLQKAQDRILIERLSPAVSAIYPVFFTTDPPADALKNFEVALDVFEEEIKKRGTPYFGGDKIGIVDYMIWPWFERFPALKYTLAEPYELDPKRFAKLLSWRQLMQQDEAVKATALDAKVHAKFMRTRHEGKTNYDLAFEPL, via the exons ATGTCCATACCGAAGAAGCACTTTAAGAAAG GTACGCCCAAACCGGATATCCCAGAGGATGGCGTCTTGCGGTACTACACGATGCGCTTCTGCCCCTTCTCGCAGCGCGCCCACCTGATGCTGGCCGCCAAGAAGATTCCGCACCACACGGTGTACATTGATTTGAGCGAGAAGCCCGAATGGTACACCGACTACAGTCCGTTGGGCAAGGTGCCAGCCATCCAGCTGCCTCATCTGCCGGGCAAGCCGACGCTGGTGGAGTCCCTGGTGATTGCCGAATATCTGGACGAGGAGTATCCGGGCGAGCGCTTGCTGTTTCCCAAGGATCCGCTGCAAAAGGCCCAGGACAGGATACTCATTGAGCGCCTGTCGCCCGCTGTCAGTGCCATTTATCCGGTGTTCTTCACCACAGACCCGCCCGCGGATGCGCTGAAGAACTTTGAGGTCGCTTTGGATGTGTTCGAGGAGGAGATCAAGAAGCGCGGCACGCCCTACTTTGGTGGCGATAAGATAGGCATTGTGGACTACATGATCTGGCCGTGGTTTGAGCGCTTCCCCGCACTCAAGTACACGCTGGCCGAGCCCTACGAGTTGGACCCGAAACGCTTTGCGAAGCTGTTGAGCTGGCGCCAGCTGATGCAGCAGGATGAGGCTGTCAAGGCGACTGCACTGGATGCCAAGGTGCACGCCAAGTTCATGCGCACACGCCACGAGGGCAAGACAAACTATGACTTGGCATTCGAGCCGTTGTAG
- the LOC117895143 gene encoding pyrimidodiazepine synthase isoform X1 — translation MCVSRKRLTRSRQVQAGNGSRPTRDAAAAALYILVVSVADLHHLQRRSRAAHIMSNGRHLGKGSATPNVPEDGILRLYSMRFCPFAQRVHLVLDAKQIPYHSIYINLTEKPDWLLDKNPQGKVPALELVREPGPPVLTESLLICEYLDEQYPLRPLYPRDPLKKVQERLLIERFNSVLGAFFRASDGGDLEPFWCGLDTYEKELSRRCTDFFGGEQTGILDYMIWPWCERLELLKLQRADDYNFDERRFPQLSQWVERMKRDPAVMAFYMEAEVQAEFLRTRSAGKPNYNLLVKEA, via the exons ATGTGTGTCAGCCGCAAAAGGTTGACACGCAGCCGCCAAGTTCAGGCGGGTAATGGTAGCCGCCCCACCAgggacgctgctgctgctgctctttatATATTGGTCGTCTCGGTGGCTGATTTGCATCACTTGCAACgccgcagcagagcagcacacATCATGAGCAACGGCAGACACTTGGGTAAAG GCTCAGCCACGCCGAATGTGCCCGAGGATGGCATACTGCGGCTGTACTCCATGCGCTTCTGTCCGTTCGCGCAGCGTGTCCATCTGGTGCTGGATGCCAAACAGATTCCCTACCACAGCATTTACATAAATCTCACAGAGAAACCAGACTGGCTGCTCGACAAGAATCCGCAGGGCAAGGTGCCCGCCCTGGAACTGGTACGCGAACCGGGTCCACCCGTGCTGACCGAATCGCTGCTCATCTGCGAGTACCTGGACGAGCAGTATCCACTGCGGCCGCTCTACCCGCGTGATCCACTGAAGAAGGTGCAGGAGCGGCTGCTCATCGAGCGCTTCAACTCGGTCCTTGGCGCCTTCTTTAGGGCATCCGATGGAGGGGATCTGGAGCCCTTCTGGTGTGGCCTGGATACCTACGAGAAGGAGCTGAGTCGCCGTTGCACGGACTTCTTTGGTGGCGAACAAACGGGCATTCTCGACTACATGATTTGGCCATGGTGCGAGCGCTTGGAGCTGCTCAAGCTGCAGCGTGCCGATGATTACAATTTCGATGAGCGACGCTTTCCGCAGTTG TCCCAATGGGTGGAGCGCATGAAGCGTGATCCGGCTGTGATGGCCTTCTACATGGAGGCGGAGGTGCAGGCGGAGTTCCTGCGCACACGCAGCGCCGGCAAACCCAACTACAATCTGCTGGTCAAGGAAGCCTGA
- the LOC117895143 gene encoding pyrimidodiazepine synthase isoform X2, producing MSNGRHLGKGSATPNVPEDGILRLYSMRFCPFAQRVHLVLDAKQIPYHSIYINLTEKPDWLLDKNPQGKVPALELVREPGPPVLTESLLICEYLDEQYPLRPLYPRDPLKKVQERLLIERFNSVLGAFFRASDGGDLEPFWCGLDTYEKELSRRCTDFFGGEQTGILDYMIWPWCERLELLKLQRADDYNFDERRFPQLSQWVERMKRDPAVMAFYMEAEVQAEFLRTRSAGKPNYNLLVKEA from the exons ATGAGCAACGGCAGACACTTGGGTAAAG GCTCAGCCACGCCGAATGTGCCCGAGGATGGCATACTGCGGCTGTACTCCATGCGCTTCTGTCCGTTCGCGCAGCGTGTCCATCTGGTGCTGGATGCCAAACAGATTCCCTACCACAGCATTTACATAAATCTCACAGAGAAACCAGACTGGCTGCTCGACAAGAATCCGCAGGGCAAGGTGCCCGCCCTGGAACTGGTACGCGAACCGGGTCCACCCGTGCTGACCGAATCGCTGCTCATCTGCGAGTACCTGGACGAGCAGTATCCACTGCGGCCGCTCTACCCGCGTGATCCACTGAAGAAGGTGCAGGAGCGGCTGCTCATCGAGCGCTTCAACTCGGTCCTTGGCGCCTTCTTTAGGGCATCCGATGGAGGGGATCTGGAGCCCTTCTGGTGTGGCCTGGATACCTACGAGAAGGAGCTGAGTCGCCGTTGCACGGACTTCTTTGGTGGCGAACAAACGGGCATTCTCGACTACATGATTTGGCCATGGTGCGAGCGCTTGGAGCTGCTCAAGCTGCAGCGTGCCGATGATTACAATTTCGATGAGCGACGCTTTCCGCAGTTG TCCCAATGGGTGGAGCGCATGAAGCGTGATCCGGCTGTGATGGCCTTCTACATGGAGGCGGAGGTGCAGGCGGAGTTCCTGCGCACACGCAGCGCCGGCAAACCCAACTACAATCTGCTGGTCAAGGAAGCCTGA
- the LOC117895147 gene encoding pyrimidodiazepine synthase has product MSTGKHYAKGSPKPVLPDDGQLRLFSMRFCPYAQRAHLVLNAKKVPHHTVYINLTEKPEWLVDVSPLLKVPALQLSAEKGQPSLIESLIIAEYLDEKYPQNPLLPKDPLKKAQEKILLERFSGVTSAFYKIFTQSTGIDDFSLAVDIFEQELAKRGTPFFGGDKPGYVDYMIWPWLERLPLVEFALKDYNFDAKRFAKIAKLIELLKADDVVKSFYVTPEQHIEFWKTRKAGNANYDLLA; this is encoded by the exons atgagTACTGGTAAACACTACGCCAAAG GTTCCCCGAAACCCGTGCTGCCCGACGATGGACAATTGCGTTTGTTCTCGATGCGCTTCTGTCCGTATGCACAGCGCGCCCATCTGGTGCTGAATGCCAAGAAGGTGCCGCATCACACCGTTTACATAAATCTCACCGAGAAACCCGAATGGCTGGTGGATGTGAGTCCGCTGCTGAAGGTGCCAGCGCTGCAGCTCTCGGCGGAGAAGGGTCAACCGTCGCTCATCGAGTCGCTGATCATTGCCGAGTATTTGGATGAGAAGTATCCACAGAATCCGCTGCTGCCCAAGGATCCGCTGAAGAAGGCACAGGAAAAGATCCTGCTGGAGCGCTTCAGTGGCGTTACAAGCGCCTTCTATAAGATCTTCACGCAGAGCACCGGCATCGATGACTTCTCGCTGGCTGTGGACATCTtcgagcaggagctggcgaAGCGCGGAACACCCTTTTTCGGTGGCGACAAGCCTGGCTACGTGGACTACATGATTTGGCCCTGGCTGGAGCGTCTGCCATTGGTTGAGTTCGCCCTGAAGGACTACAACTTTGACGCGAAACGTTTTGCCAAGATTGCCAAGCTGATTGAGCTGCTCAAAGCGGATGATGTGGTCAAGTCCTTCTACGTGACTCCCGAGCAGCACATCGAATTCTGGAAGACACGCAAAGCGGGCAACGCCAACTACGATCTGCTGGCCTAG
- the LOC117895139 gene encoding modifier of mdg4 isoform X1, translating to MAAENYHLKWDSHLSYLNTSIATLYKNEKFADVVLYSSYTSSSINSDIPTVGISAHKFILSSCSQFFATMFETAPITSPNGVIYVVLPPDLSHRAIQILVQYMYSGEATVSNDILNEVLRGGEILKIRGLCRSSASNSSSTTVTSSHHHPHGGHLHQRETSASAMYVSNGSRSTLPPPPPMSTQLLGDIYSSKPSSSSNSTGAGRYALEQPQHHNHHHHSHQQQQFRGLGASVMPKDSPVIVKSPKMAAHTGLLSVASSSKLGISVNKEVAIDPEDKCCYAAASSQVEPQPPPSSTTAGAVAVAIGAAPPPAMSICTEVGCSSCPLTVGTATEPAETTLRRPEYEEQALCEREDVGLVYERRLRRESACERAHEYYEAPLHFATPPPPPHPHSFLSIKQEPSDWSNNPPTAANASNNNHDGHSHLSPKQPLDFKMSAVKLELNRDRATPHEESEEHTLRDYNNFKQLLVCEICQKSFEDTKTLVRHLGTHANEPGTGTNLMAASASGSATTTSSNTNLAMRALKTYVPKKRRRVSENNMDHDHVTLLCDLCSTSFETPAEWVRHMNSQHTEIELAMFNSKKDGEQKGHQQHQQQQQQQQVSNSSSSSNAGSSSSTVSTSQMQPKFHSSSTRTTLMQQSSSSSQTQPLILNKRSNVAAAVTAATASPTGLSSSHG from the exons ATGGCCGCCGAAAACTATCACCTCAAGTGGGACTCGCATCTCTCCTACTTGAACACTTCCATTGCCACGCTGTACAA GAATGAAAAGTTTGCCGATGTGGTGCTCTATAGTAGCtacacgagcagcagcatcaactcGGACATACCGACGGTGGGCATCTCGGCGCACAAGTTTATACTGAGCTCCTGCAGTCAGTTCTTTGCGACGATGTTCGAGACGGCGCCGATTACCTCGCCCAACGGCGTCATATACGTTGTGCTTCCGCCCGATCTGAGCCATCGGGCCATACAAATCCTGGTGCAGTACATGTACAGCGGCGAGGCCACCGTCTCCAATGACATCCTCAACGAGGTGCTGCGGGGCGGCGAGATTCTCAAGATTCGCGGCCTCTGCCGCTCCAGCGcttccaacagcagcagcaccacagtCACATCCTCGCACCATCACCCACATGGCGGACATCTGCATCAGCGGGAGACATCAGCGAGCGCCATGTATGTGTCGAATGGTTCGCGCTCGACgctgccgccaccaccgcccaTGTCCACACAGCTGCTGGGCGACATCTACAGCAGcaagccaagcagcagcagcaacagcactgGCGCCGGCAGATATGCCCTGgaacagccacagcatcataatcatcatcatcattcccatcagcagcagcaattccgTGGCCTCGGCGCTTCCGTCATGCCAAAGGACAGTCCCGTGATTGTCAAATCCCCAAAAATGGCCGCACACACGGGTCTGCTGagcgtggccagcagcagcaagctggGCATATCCGTGAACAAGGAGGTGGCCATCGATCCCGAGGACAAGTGCTGCtatgcagcagccagcagtcaagtggagccacagccgccgccttCGTCGACGACCGCAGGCGCTGTGGCAGTAGCCATAGGAGCTGCGCCACCGCCAGCCATGTCCATATGCACAGAAgtgggctgcagcagctgtcccCTGACGGTGGGCACTGCCACCGAGCCGGCGGAGACCACGCTGCGTCGGCCAGAGTACGAGGAGCAGGCGCTCTGTGAGCGTGAGGATGTGGGACTGGTCTACGAGCGACGGCTGCGTCGTGAGAGTGCCTGCGAGAGAG CTCACGAGTACTACGAGGCACCGCTGCACTTTGCcacaccaccgccaccgccacatcCGCACAGTTTCCTCAGCATCAAGCAGGAGCCCAGTGACTGGTCGAACAACCCACCAACAGCGGCcaatgccagcaacaacaatcacgaCGGACACTCGCATCTGTCGCCCAAGCAGCCGCTGGACTTCAAGATGAGCGCCGTCAAGCTGGAGCTGAACCGCGACCGTGCCACGCCGCACGAGGAGTCCGAGGAGCACACGCTGCGCGACTACAACAACTTCAAGCAGCTGCTCGTGTGCGAGATATGCCAGAAGTCGTTCGAGGACACCAAGACGCTGGTGCGTCACCTGGGCACACATGCCAACGAGCCGGGCACGGGCACCAATCTGATGGCGGCCAGTGCCAGCGGCAGTGCAACGACAACTTCCAGCAACACAAATCTAGCGATGCGTGCGCTTAAAACCTATGTGCCAAAGAAGCGACGCAGAGTTTCG GAGAATAACATGGATCATGATCATGTCACGCTGCTCTGTGATTTGTGCTCCAC TTCCTTTGAGACGCCTGCGGAGTGGGTGCGTCATATGAACAGCCAGCACACGGAAATCGAGCTGGCCATGTTCAACAGCAAGAAGGATGGCGAGCAGAAGGG ccatcagcagcatcaacagcagcaacaacagcagcaggtgtccaacagtagcagcagcagcaacgctgGCAGCAGCTCTTCCACAGTTTCCACCAGCCAAATGCAGCCAAAGTTCCATTCCAGCTCCACAAGAACGACGCTAATGCAGCAGTCTTCATCCTCCTCCCAAACGCAGCCCCTGATTCTGAACAAAAGGAGCAACGTTGCAGCAGCGGTCACAGCTGCTACAGCCTCACCCACGGGCCTGTCCTCGTCGCATGGCTAA
- the LOC117895139 gene encoding modifier of mdg4 isoform X2, which yields MAAENYHLKWDSHLSYLNTSIATLYKNEKFADVVLYSSYTSSSINSDIPTVGISAHKFILSSCSQFFATMFETAPITSPNGVIYVVLPPDLSHRAIQILVQYMYSGEATVSNDILNEVLRGGEILKIRGLCRSSASNSSSTTVTSSHHHPHGGHLHQRETSASAMYVSNGSRSTLPPPPPMSTQLLGDIYSSKPSSSSNSTGAGRYALEQPQHHNHHHHSHQQQQFRGLGASVMPKDSPVIVKSPKMAAHTGLLSVASSSKLGISVNKEVAIDPEDKCCYAAASSQVEPQPPPSSTTAGAVAVAIGAAPPPAMSICTEVGCSSCPLTVGTATEPAETTLRRPEYEEQALCEREDVGLVYERRLRRESACERAHEYYEAPLHFATPPPPPHPHSFLSIKQEPSDWSNNPPTAANASNNNHDGHSHLSPKQPLDFKMSAVKLELNRDRATPHEESEEHTLRDYNNFKQLLVCEICQKSFEDTKTLVRHLGTHANEPGTGTNLMAASASGSATTTSSNTNLAMRALKTYVPKKRRRVSQQENNMDHDHVTLLCDLCSTSFETPAEWVRHMNSQHTEIELAMFNSKKDGEQKGHQQHQQQQQQQQVSNSSSSSNAGSSSSTVSTSQMQPKFHSSSTRTTLMQQSSSSSQTQPLILNKRSNVAAAVTAATASPTGLSSSHG from the exons ATGGCCGCCGAAAACTATCACCTCAAGTGGGACTCGCATCTCTCCTACTTGAACACTTCCATTGCCACGCTGTACAA GAATGAAAAGTTTGCCGATGTGGTGCTCTATAGTAGCtacacgagcagcagcatcaactcGGACATACCGACGGTGGGCATCTCGGCGCACAAGTTTATACTGAGCTCCTGCAGTCAGTTCTTTGCGACGATGTTCGAGACGGCGCCGATTACCTCGCCCAACGGCGTCATATACGTTGTGCTTCCGCCCGATCTGAGCCATCGGGCCATACAAATCCTGGTGCAGTACATGTACAGCGGCGAGGCCACCGTCTCCAATGACATCCTCAACGAGGTGCTGCGGGGCGGCGAGATTCTCAAGATTCGCGGCCTCTGCCGCTCCAGCGcttccaacagcagcagcaccacagtCACATCCTCGCACCATCACCCACATGGCGGACATCTGCATCAGCGGGAGACATCAGCGAGCGCCATGTATGTGTCGAATGGTTCGCGCTCGACgctgccgccaccaccgcccaTGTCCACACAGCTGCTGGGCGACATCTACAGCAGcaagccaagcagcagcagcaacagcactgGCGCCGGCAGATATGCCCTGgaacagccacagcatcataatcatcatcatcattcccatcagcagcagcaattccgTGGCCTCGGCGCTTCCGTCATGCCAAAGGACAGTCCCGTGATTGTCAAATCCCCAAAAATGGCCGCACACACGGGTCTGCTGagcgtggccagcagcagcaagctggGCATATCCGTGAACAAGGAGGTGGCCATCGATCCCGAGGACAAGTGCTGCtatgcagcagccagcagtcaagtggagccacagccgccgccttCGTCGACGACCGCAGGCGCTGTGGCAGTAGCCATAGGAGCTGCGCCACCGCCAGCCATGTCCATATGCACAGAAgtgggctgcagcagctgtcccCTGACGGTGGGCACTGCCACCGAGCCGGCGGAGACCACGCTGCGTCGGCCAGAGTACGAGGAGCAGGCGCTCTGTGAGCGTGAGGATGTGGGACTGGTCTACGAGCGACGGCTGCGTCGTGAGAGTGCCTGCGAGAGAG CTCACGAGTACTACGAGGCACCGCTGCACTTTGCcacaccaccgccaccgccacatcCGCACAGTTTCCTCAGCATCAAGCAGGAGCCCAGTGACTGGTCGAACAACCCACCAACAGCGGCcaatgccagcaacaacaatcacgaCGGACACTCGCATCTGTCGCCCAAGCAGCCGCTGGACTTCAAGATGAGCGCCGTCAAGCTGGAGCTGAACCGCGACCGTGCCACGCCGCACGAGGAGTCCGAGGAGCACACGCTGCGCGACTACAACAACTTCAAGCAGCTGCTCGTGTGCGAGATATGCCAGAAGTCGTTCGAGGACACCAAGACGCTGGTGCGTCACCTGGGCACACATGCCAACGAGCCGGGCACGGGCACCAATCTGATGGCGGCCAGTGCCAGCGGCAGTGCAACGACAACTTCCAGCAACACAAATCTAGCGATGCGTGCGCTTAAAACCTATGTGCCAAAGAAGCGACGCAGAGTTTCG CAACAGGAGAATAACATGGATCATGATCATGTCACGCTGCTCTGTGATTTGTGCTCCAC TTCCTTTGAGACGCCTGCGGAGTGGGTGCGTCATATGAACAGCCAGCACACGGAAATCGAGCTGGCCATGTTCAACAGCAAGAAGGATGGCGAGCAGAAGGG ccatcagcagcatcaacagcagcaacaacagcagcaggtgtccaacagtagcagcagcagcaacgctgGCAGCAGCTCTTCCACAGTTTCCACCAGCCAAATGCAGCCAAAGTTCCATTCCAGCTCCACAAGAACGACGCTAATGCAGCAGTCTTCATCCTCCTCCCAAACGCAGCCCCTGATTCTGAACAAAAGGAGCAACGTTGCAGCAGCGGTCACAGCTGCTACAGCCTCACCCACGGGCCTGTCCTCGTCGCATGGCTAA
- the LOC117895149 gene encoding uncharacterized protein LOC117895149 has product MADDFDSRLIRLIRGNPKLFEREIRSTPYAVKRKDKEELWRTIATSLQTDVKTCTTRWEHLKSKLHQELAKEAQGVGSTWSLLPKMRFLKPVGVAVRSPHPSDALIEEVHDEEDTLQEAMDEQCTGGAVASVSAQVPTSPTPALTPADTLKRVGVLLEGLGEEDCVKAGKRIIAYLCKCNLRALECKPIDDLVI; this is encoded by the exons ATGGCCGACGACTTTGACTCGCGCCTAATTAGGTTGATACGCGGCAACCCCAAGCTCTTTGAGCGAGAAATCCGCAGCACACCATACGCAGTGAAGAGAAAGGACAAGGAGGAGCTGTGGCGCACCATTGCGACATCCCTGCAAACGGATG TCAAAACATGCACAACCCGTTGGGAGCACCTTAAATCGAAACTGCACCAGGAGTTGGCCAAAGAGGCGCAGGGTGTGGGCTCCACCTGGAGCCTGCTGCCCAAAATGCGTTTCTTGAAGCCGGTTGGGGTGGCTGTACGCAGTCCCCACCCCTCGGATGCGCTTATTGAGGAGGTGCACGACGAAGAGGACACGCTGCAAGAGGCGATGGATGAGCAGTGCACAGGAGGGGCTGTGGCAAGTGTTAGTGCCCAAGTACCCACATCCCCAACCCCCGCTTTAACACCCGCCGATACCTTGAAACGCGTCGGGGTCCTGCTAGAAGGGTTGGGCGAGGAAGATTGCGTTAAGGCGGGAAAAAGAATCATTGcgtatttatgcaaatgcaatctGCGCGCTTTAGAGTGTAAACCCATTGATGATTTAGTTATTTAA